A single Pseudomonas sp. MM223 DNA region contains:
- the fur gene encoding Ferric uptake regulation protein (*Name fur), whose amino-acid sequence MVENSELRKAGLKVTLPRVKILQMLDSTEQRHMSAEDVYKALMEAGEDVGLATVYRVLTQFEAAGLVVRHNFDGGHAVFELADGGHHDHMVNVDTSEVIEFMDAEIEKRQREIVAEHGYGWWTTIWSCMCVRRSNDFYRYE is encoded by the coding sequence ATGGTTGAAAATAGCGAATTGCGCAAAGCCGGTCTCAAGGTGACCCTACCTCGAGTCAAGATCCTTCAGATGCTCGATTCCACCGAGCAGCGTCACATGAGTGCAGAGGATGTTTACAAGGCACTGATGGAAGCAGGCGAGGACGTAGGCCTGGCCACTGTCTATCGCGTACTGACCCAGTTCGAAGCGGCGGGTCTGGTGGTTCGCCACAACTTCGACGGCGGCCACGCAGTGTTCGAGCTGGCCGATGGCGGTCACCATGACCATATGGTGAACGTGGATACCAGCGAAGTTATCGAATTCATGGATGCCGAAATCGAGAAGCGCCAGCGCGAAATCGTAGCTGAGCATGGCTATGGCTGGTGGACCACAATCTGGTCCTGTATGTGCGTAAGAAGAAGTAACGATTTTTATCGTTATGAATGA